A genome region from Triticum aestivum cultivar Chinese Spring chromosome 2B, IWGSC CS RefSeq v2.1, whole genome shotgun sequence includes the following:
- the LOC123042527 gene encoding uncharacterized protein, producing MIYPQIEIRSVPKIMAAVPVSVQKNNEFLKPCSAKRKADEAAAGEESHPKVCSTKGKAEAAAIGSSLGDEAGHATEAVAESEKKAAAATKGEDEAAIGRKKTRLPQEEVDSILTRVVDTSRPPRLFQALRSENPSLVPSPEEMLDRSKVALYGMARLYYKSRESFAEYQAWVLSQLQEKGCVEVDDEAIALRAELRAYSDQVRKEVIKDLTFSDSDQD from the coding sequence ATGATCTATCCCCAGATCGAAATAAGAAGCGTTCCCAAAATCATGGCGGCGGTGCCGGTAAGCGTTCAGAAAAATAACGAGTTTCTCAAGCCGTGCAGCGCCAAGAGGAAGGCAGATGAGGCGGCTGCCGGCGAGGAGTCTCACCCGAAGGTGTGCAGCACCAAAGGGAAGGCGGAGGCTGCGGCGATCGGCAGTAGTTTGGGCGACGAAGCTGGTCATGCGACGGAGGCCGTCGCAGAATCagagaagaaggcggcggcggcgaccaaagGAGAGGACGAGGCCGCCATAGGGAGGAAGAAGACGCGGCTACCGCAGGAGGAGGTCGACTCGATCCTTACCAGGGTGGTGGATACCAGTCGGCCCCCTCGTCTCTTCCAGGCCCTGAGGAGCGAAAACCCCAGCTTGGTGCCTTCGCCGGAGGAGATGCTGGACAGGTCGAAGGTGGCATTGTACGGCATGGCCCGTCTGTACTACAAATCTCGAGAGAGTTTCGCCGAGTACCAGGCCTGGGTCCTTAGCCAGCTCCAGGAGAAGGGCTGCGTGGAGGTAGACGATGAGGCCATCGCTCTCAGGGCCGAGCTCAGAGCATACAGCGACCAAGTACGGAAGGAGGTAATCAAAGACCTCACCTTCTCCGATTCCGACCAAGACTAA